GGAATGTTCCCCTTGGTTTTGAGCATAGTAATAGAGTCAAAAGCTTTCTAGGATCTTTCAAGGAATaaagccaggggaaaaaaacacattaagaaaTCATTagttgtcggggcgcctgggtggctcagatggttaagcgtctgcctttggctcaggtcatgattccggggtcctggaatcgagccccgcatcgggctccctgcttggcggggagcccgcttctccctctccctctactgttccccctgtgtgtgctctctcgctctgtctgtcaaataaataaataaaatctttaaaaaaatcattaattgaCATTGCTGCCTCTAATTCTAATCCatcattctgaattattttctcattcatatttGATTCTCCTTCCCCCCCTTTTCTCTATAGTGGGATTCAACACCTCACTGTAGAGAAAAGTTGTTGTCAACAtcaacatatttattaatttgtccaATGCTAAAATTGatacaaaatgaaattagaatcACTCCATCAGTACCACCAATGATAACAAACAAAGTCAGATTTGTCATCCTTTTATTCTTTAGAATATATCTCATGGATAGTCAATGATCAGAGCATGATATTTTAAAGAGTTACACACTAATTATTTCTCTATCTTTGATTTTTACCCCTGTGGTTTGTTCGGTGTGAAATACtgttacttcatttatttctatttatattcaaGTTTTTTCCCATAATATGgtgttttaaactttaaaatatataaactatggttgaaaaataaaatttttagtttaaaagtATACTCCAAAAAGCTTCATGAGTTCATTTCATTTCTTGAACACGTTTTTGCATTTATGATATAAGAATGTCAATTTTTccatcattatttattcattcaaaaaaaagtTCAACACTCATATCCTCTGTATCAGGCATTGGATTGttgattattttccaaattaaatagCCCtttcttctatctatctatctatctatctatctatctatctatgtatctatctatctatgtatctatctatctatgtatctatcatctatttatcatctatctgtatctatctatcatctatctatcatcatcaatCTATCATCACTTTGGAATTAAAGATCTAATTGCAATTCTGTCTCTATAATTTCTAAACTTTGTCATGAGTGTGAGCACATAAATTGATTTCCCTAATTCTCAGTTTTTCCAACAGccaagaaatttcaaaattacGTGTACTTTGCCTACTATGATGATTAAATTGAATAATGTATGTATGACAATCAGCATAGTACTTCATgcatagtaaatattcaataaatgataggtGTTCTAATGATTAGTAATATTTCAAAAAGGTTGACCTTAGGTATACATTCTCAAATCcctgaagaaaatattcattctCAAATCATAATATTAGgcagaaattctatttcttttcttaatattgaACATAGCTGCTtgtaaaaaaaataggagaagtATTTGAGTTAGGTACCCATATGCTATTGTCCCAGTGATAGATTCACATGTTGGGgagaaaaccccacaaaacctCGAAAGGAATTACCTTGGCACATATTATTGGTATCTTGGCATGTATTATTATGCATGATCCAAAATAATCTGCTAGTTTAGAGGATGACTGTCTTGCTGGTTGTTTATATGATTGTGTTGAAATGAGCATTTTTTAATGTGACAACTTTAACAGTTGTTTATCATCATGCTTGAAACAATAAGCTTCTATTTAATGAAATGATAAAGACAAGGCCAACTGGCGTTTTGTAGGTTCTTCTGAATGTTTTTTCATCTCTCCTATTTCTCCTTAGAGACACCCTCCCCTTAGACTTCCTGTGGAGATGCACTCATTCATTTTAGATAATTTGAAACTAATAAATATTTCCCAAGTTTCAATGTAGTCATCTCAGCTGTGATAATCTTCATGAATGTTTGTGAGGTGGGATTAGTTCGacacacattttataaattatacgGCATTAAAACCAGAAGTTTGTGAGAAATCTTTACTATCCAAGGCATAGATTCTACCCTATGTTTAGATATATTGATAGTGCAGAAAAATCACATTATTAAAGTATTCACACTTTATCTCTTTGCTTTGAATTAACatgagattattttatattaatctttCTGCCTAcaaaattaaatactattttctaGTGAGTATGTTTGCCTTTCATTATGGTTTATCCTTGCTCATGtaatctacagaaaaaaaaaaaccaacataaaCTGCTCGTGGTAAGTAAAATAgtggtgatattttaaaatagtggtgttattttctttcaaaaatttaagaataattacAAATACCATGTAagttatatacaaataaatagcagtgataaaaatgatattttattattgctcCTGTATAAAGCATTAATTATTGCTCACAAATGCAAGATCTTGAAGTTTGACTTACGCATTTCCACTTGCATTTCTAATACTTAAGTGGTTTAAACTTAAGTGCAGACACTGCACTGCATAATTGTGGAGGGAATGAGGATTATCCCAGTGCTCTCTAGATAAACAGAGTGCCTGAACAACTCTACAAGTCAATCAAACATATCAAGATTGGAGGATATTTTTTCTTGGAGAATTGGCTTTAcgtgttttaatacattttttaaaaataggagagaCTGCTCTTTGGAGGTGCTAATTCTGATTAACACTTTGAGCCATAAAAACATCCTTGATAATTAGTGCGGTTTGTGAACTTGTATATGAGGTAATGAGCTAAatcatataaaaggaaaaatattatgtattcaataataaaaagaataatttcagaaCAGGCAAAGATAATTGACAATATTAATAAGAGATgtaattcaaattttttttatttaaaggaaataaaacatacacTATATGAtatagatttttctctctctgccagtgcttatgtttatttggaaataccttatttatttagcaaattgATAACAATTCCTCAGGTCAATGGGAAAATAAAGTGCATCActagatttattttaattgaaaatatggCTCTAAATTAGATAACCAATAAATGTTCTGAActcacattgtttttattttgcttttataaaatagtaaattaGAAAAGTTAGAGAAAGCATGTTTCATTGCATATTTCTTTGGTAGGATATTATTAAGAATGactgaatttttaatgaaaaatataaatgcccTATAATTTAACAACTCATtgaaagtactttatttttaattgctcttatttttgcatatatttgcaGAAATCATACCTTCATGTATCAGATGCAGACATTAATAAAAATGGGGTCcgtttatataaacttttttgcAATTTTGTATCtaaaatacatttagaatattttaaatgacttcaaAAGGTAATTATCCGAAtgactaaaattatttaaagaattgcttatttttaaatatttagattgttttctacttttcactCAAACTATGCCATGACATATAGCTTATATGTAATATGAAAATTGAATTGCCTTTTGAGAAAGGTAAATATTCCATTACgtattctaaacatttttttcctttgtaaaggaAAAACGTTTTTTCACATTACTGAACTTATTGTTATAATAGTTTCAAGTTATTATTTTGGATATTGTTTTGGATATTCTTTTTGgatattctttaaatgttcattCTTAAACAATAAAAGACCCATCAAAACTTCAGTCTTAAGAGTGGATTGTCCTTTTCCTCAGTAGCCATTAATATGTTCTTCTTGCTCAGATCCATTACTGGATTTTTGTAAATGTGGTTATATCTTCTTtatattgtttcaattttttctAGATTCAActagtatttattttgttgtggtaTTACACTCttacactctttttctttttgtcattttctgcCTCCCTCAGTAGTtcatagaaaagttgcaagaggGTATAACGGGGCTCTAAACAAATACCACTTTAAGATGAAACctaaaatttcagaatttaaCTGTAGGTCTTAATTCATTATActggcatattttattttgatgaaattaataattaaaatgaataaattatttttgaatctgGAACCAAgattttatctaatttatttaagaaatgaacaaatttgGTATTAGTTACAATTGAGATGGAAGTTTGTAAGTAAtggtgaaaaaataaactattatggATTTTGCAGGTCAGTTTTCAAAACTGAGTTGACTTctattgtgcttttaaaaatagtgtctGTTGCAAGGTACTAGATCACATCTTCAACCTCATGGAGTATTTCCTCATAAATGGGTGTGTATATGAATATGGATCCTTTTAGATATCATTTCGTAGATATAAGGCTACTCATGTAGTTTCTTATCATTGtacctttttatttctagaatttgtttgaaatcacaaaagagaaatgaagaaccaTACAAAACAGATAGAGTTTATCCTTCTGGGACTGACAGATAATTCTCAGCTACAGAttgtgattttcttatttttatttctaaattacatGCTGAGTATGATAGGAAACTTAACCATCATTGCCCTTACTCTATTGGATTCTCATCTCAAGACCCCAATGTATTTCTTCCTCCGTAATTTCTCTTTCCTGGAAATTTCATTCACAAGTGTTTGCATCCCCAGATTCCTAATCACCATTGTAACCAGGGAAAAGGCCATTTCCTATAATGGCTGTATATCTCagttatttctttacatattcttgGGGGTTACAGAATTTTTCCTTCTGGCAGCTATGTCCTATGATCGTTATGTTGCCATCTGCAAACCTTTGCATTATACATCCATCATGAGCAGCAGAATTTGTCATCAGATTGTACTCAGTTCTTGGGCAACTGGATTCCTGGTCATTTTCCCTCCACTGATTTTGCTTCTTAACCTGGATTTCTGTGCTTCAAATATCATTCATCATTTCATTTGTGACATTTCTCCTATCCTGCAACTTTCGTGCTCAGACACACATTTTCTAGAACTGATTGCTTTTTTCTTAGCTGTGATGATCATCATTGTCACATTGTTATTAGTAATCCTTTCTTAGGTTTACATCATCAAGACAATTCTAAAATTGCCATCGgttcagcaaaagaaaaaagcgTTTTCTACCTGCTCTTCTCACATCATTGTTGTATCCATCAGTTATGGTAGTTGTATATTCATGTACATAAAGCCATCTGCAAATGAAAGAGTCACTTCAAGCAAAGGAGTAGCTGTGCTCAATACTTCAGTTGCCCCTATGTTGAATCCATTCATTTATACTCTGAGAAACCAGCAAGTTAAACAAGCCTTCAGAGATGTGTTTAGTAAGATATTTTCTGTTTCAGACAAGTAACGAGAAATAAttaacatgaaaacataaaaagaacatTGAACAAAAACTATTTTGACTCTTCTAATTTAGAattgatctttaaaatttaattatttggatCTCTTTAGTTTACTTGAGCTTAGAAACTCTTTCCATTCTATGTATTCTGACTTTAACTTTCTGTAatgtaaagaaatattttgtaaagttatttttttgtaatgtcaGTTGTCAACATGGTaagaaagcatattttttttgaaatgaatcATGCAtttcatttgtgtcattttattttagtattttttttaaggattttgttcaattattttagagacaaagaaagtgagcagggggagaaggaaagagacagggacagagaatctccaggagactccctgctaagcacagagccagaggcaggtttcaatctcatgagcctgagatcatgacctgagctgaaatcaagatttggacacttaactgactgagccatccagtcacCCCTTATTTTAGTACTTATGttggataaatatttaaaattgcagtaaaaaataaaatatgatttagtACACATGTACTTGATTTCTCACACaatctttttcaaaaacatagaACAAGCTTAATCTCTTAAACATGTCAATGAATCTACTGAATAAATgggaatatatgatgaatttaaTTCCTGCCATATAGTTATTAGCATTTACTTATGTACAAGTTTTCCACGATAAATGATATCAAATATCAATTTGTCATAATTCAAATGACTTCTTTAAAGAtagaattatgttttattttctataaaactaGGGTTACTCTGtcagtttttaaaacacataGATGCCACACAACCtagccctacacctaaaggagctggagaaagaacagcaaataaagcctaaacccagcaggagaagagaaataataaagatcagagcagaaatcaatgcaatagaaaccaaaagaacagtagaacagatcaatgaaactacgagctggttctttgaaagaattaacaagattgataaacccctggccagactatcaaaaagaaaagagaaaggacccaaataaataaaatcatgaatggaagaggagagatcacaaccaacaccaaagaaatacaaacaattataagaacatattatgagcaactctatgccagcaaattagataatctggaagaaatggatgcattcctagagatgtatcaactaccaaaactgaaccaggaagaaatagaaaacctgaacagacctataaccactaaggaaatcgaagcagttatcaaaaatctcccaacaaacaaaagcccagggccagatggcttcccaggggaattctaccaaacatttcaagaagaattaatacctattcttctgaaactgttccaaaaaatagaaatggaaggaaaacttccaaactcgttttatgaggccaccattaccttgatccccaaaccagacaaagaccccatcaaaaagaattacagaccaatatccttgatgaacatggatgcaaaaattctaccaaaatactagccagtaggatccaacagtacattaagaggattattcaccacgactaagtgggatttatccctgggctgcaaggttggttcaacatccgcaaatcaatccatgtgataaaatacattcataaaaggaagaacaagaaccatgggatcctctcaatagatgcagaaaaagcatttgacaaggtacagcatcctttcttgatcaaaactcttcagaggatagggatagagggtacatacctcaatatcataaaagccatctatgaaaaaccctcagcgaatatcattctcaatggggaaaaactgagagctatccccctaaggtcaggaacacagcagggatgtccactatcaccactgctattcaacatagtattagaagtcctagccacagcaatcagacaacaaaaagaaataaaaggcatccgaattggcaaagaagaagtcaaactctcactttttgcaaatgatatgatactttatgtggaaaacccaaaagactccatcccaaaactgctagaactcatacaggaattcagtaaagtggcaggatataaaatcaatgcacagaaatcagtggcattcctatacaccaacaacaagacagaagaaagagaaattaaggagttgatcccatttacaactgcacccaaaaccataagatacctaggaataaatctaaccaaagaggcaaaggatctgtactcagaaaactataaaatactcatgacagaaattgaggaagacacaaagaaatgggaaaacgttccatgctcatggattggaagaacaaatattgtgaagatgtcaattgtacctagagcaatctacacattcactgcaatctccatcaaaataccatccacttttttcaaagaaatggaacaaataatcctaaaatttgtatggaaccagaaaagacccagaagagccaaaggaatcttgaaaaagaaaagcaaagctggtggcatcacaattccggacttcaagctctattacaaagctgtcatcatcaagacagtatggtactggcacaaaaacagacacataaatcaatggaacagaatagagagcccagaaatggtccctcaactctatggtcaactaatctttgacaaagcaggaaagaatgtccaatggaaaaaagacaatctcttcaacaaatggtgttgggaaaatgggacagccacatgcagaagaatgaaactggaccatttccttacaccacacacaaaagtagactcaaaatggttaaaagacctaaatgtgagacaggaatccatcaaaatcctaaaggagaacacaggcagcaacctcttcgacctcagcctcagcaacttcttcctagaaacatcgccaaaggcaagggaagcaaggacaacaatgaagtattgggacctcatcaagataaaaagcttttgcacagcaaaagaaagagtcaacaaaaccaaaagacaaccgacagaatgggagaagatatttgcaaatgacatatcagataaagggctagtatccaaaatctataaagaactcatcaaactcagcacccaaagaacaaagaatccaatcaagaaatgggcagaagacatgaacagacatttttccaaagaagacatccaaatggccaacagacacatgaaaaagtgctcaatatcgctcagcatcagggaaatccaaatcaacacctcaatgagataccacctcacacaagtcagaatggctaaaattaacaagtcaggaaatgacagatgttggcggggatgcggagaaaggggaaccctcctacactgttggtgggaatgcaagctggtgcagccactctggaaaacagtatggaggttcctcaaaaagttgaaaatagagctaccatacgatccagcaattgcactactgggtatttaccccaaagatacaaatgtagggattcaGAGGgttatgtgcaccccaatgtttatagcagcaatgttcacaataaccaaactatggaaagagccaagatgtccatcgacagatgaatggatgaagaagtggtataaatatacaatggaatattatgcagccatcaaaagggatgaaatcttgccatttgcaacgacatggatgaaactggagggtattatgctgagcaaaataagtcaatcagagaaagacatgtatcatatgttctcactgatatgaggaattctttttttttttttttaaagattttatttatttatttgacagagaaagacacagcgagagagggaacacaaacggggagtgggagagggagaagcagagtccctgccgagcagggagcccaatgcgggactcgatccagggactccaggatcatgacctgagccgaaggcagtcgcttaaccaactgagccacccaggcgccctgatatgaggaattcttaatctcaggaaacaaactgagggttgctggaacagtggggggtgggaggaatggagtagctgggtgatagacattggggagggtatgtgctatggtgagcgctgtgaattatgtaagactgttgaatcacagacctctgaaacaataatacagtgtatgttagaaaaaaaaaagaataagatagcaggaagggaaaaatgaaggggggggaatcggagggggagaggaaccatgagagactatagactctgagaaacaaactgaaagttctagagggtagggggtggggggatgggttagcctggtgatgggtattaaagacggcacctactgaatggagcactgggtgttatatgcaaacagtgaatcatggaacactacatcaaaaactaatgatgtaatgtatggtgattaacataacataataaaataaaaaaaaagaggctcccATTCACCATATTTGGGGAATTTGGATATCTAATTAATTATGATATTAAGAGATTATAACTTATTGAGTGAAATGAGAATCCTTGAATCAGTACTTCcttataataaatgaataatatatacaggagaaaagaaaaatcatctttattaGTAAAATATACGGACTAATCAATATAGAAGTAGTGATTTAAGTTAGCAAGCCATCCATGAATGCTGAAACTAGTGGATGAAAATTTCGTGAGGAACAAGATATTTATACAGTCTCAAAATATCTCCTAATAAATTACTTCTTATTACATGGAGAAAATAGTAACTTTGCAGTCTAGAGAGATTTGAAAGAGACCACTTTAGCCAAGTGATCAGTTATCACCACTAGTGGGAAAATCAGCATTATATGGCTCTTGAAAACGTGGACTAAGAAGGATCTATCATCACTTCTGTTTTATtcctgcaaaaacaaaaaaattaaaaaaaacccaaaaaacaaaacaacaaacccaaACCTCAGTTTAACTTTGAAGAAAAATCAGATGAGCTTGAGTAACATGTCTTCTTCAAAAATCTTAAGACAATAAGGTGAAATATAGGCTGAGGAGCTGTTCTAGATTGGCCAAGGTAAACAGAAATGAGAACTAAATGCAATGTATAATCCTGCATTATTCTGGATCTAGAGGGAATAGAAAGATGTAA
The sequence above is drawn from the Neomonachus schauinslandi chromosome 5, ASM220157v2, whole genome shotgun sequence genome and encodes:
- the LOC110577784 gene encoding LOW QUALITY PROTEIN: olfactory receptor 6C70-like (The sequence of the model RefSeq protein was modified relative to this genomic sequence to represent the inferred CDS: substituted 1 base at 1 genomic stop codon); its protein translation is MKNHTKQIEFILLGLTDNSQLQIVIFLFLFLNYMLSMIGNLTIIALTLLDSHLKTPMYFFLRNFSFLEISFTSVCIPRFLITIVTREKAISYNGCISQLFLYIFLGVTEFFLLAAMSYDRYVAICKPLHYTSIMSSRICHQIVLSSWATGFLVIFPPLILLLNLDFCASNIIHHFICDISPILQLSCSDTHFLELIAFFLAVMIIIVTLLLVILSXVYIIKTILKLPSVQQKKKAFSTCSSHIIVVSISYGSCIFMYIKPSANERVTSSKGVAVLNTSVAPMLNPFIYTLRNQQVKQAFRDVFSKIFSVSDK